From a region of the Buteo buteo chromosome 7, bButBut1.hap1.1, whole genome shotgun sequence genome:
- the TM4SF4 gene encoding transmembrane 4 L6 family member 4 isoform X1 produces MCTGGCAKCLGTTLIPLAVLCTLANILLFFPGGKVVENNVHITNEVWYFGGILGSGVLMIFPALVFLGLKNNDCCGCCGNESCGKRFAMFSSIIFAAVGVLGAGYCFVLSAVALNRGPKCYNGTEWTYPFQDGNYLANHTLWNVCQSPENIVPWNLTLFSLLLVMSGIQVVLCGIQVVNGLLGTICGDCQCCGCCGGDGTV; encoded by the exons atgtgcACGGGAGGTTGTGCTAAGTGCCTGGGAACCACTCTTATCCCTCTGGCTGTGCTATGTACCCTCGCtaacattttgttgtttttccctgGAGGAAAAGTGGTTGAAAACAACGTACACATTACAAATGAGGTTTGGTACTTCGGAGGGATCTTGGGATCTGGTGTATTG ATGATCTTTCCTGCCTTGGTATTTTTGGGCCTTAAGAATAATGATTGCTGTGGATGCTGTGGTAATGAGAGCTGTGGAAAGAGGTTTGCG ATGTTTTCTTCTATAATATTTGCTGCAGTTGGAGTTCTGGGAGCTGGatactgctttgttttgtcaGCAGTAGCCCTAAACAGAGGCCCTAAATGTTACAATGGAACAGAGTGGACCTATCCTTTCCAGGATGG GAATTACCTCGCTAACCACACATTGTGGAATGTGTGTCAGTCACCCGAAAACATAGTCCCGTGGAACCTAACCCTCTTCTCCTTGCTGCTCGTCATGAGTGGGATCCAGGTAGTGCTCTGTGGCATTCAGGTGGTGAATGGCCTGTTGGGAACAATCTGTGGGGACTGCCAATGTTGCGGATGTTGTGGG GGAGATGGAACTGTCTAA
- the TM4SF4 gene encoding transmembrane 4 L6 family member 4 isoform X2 codes for MCTGGCAKCLGTTLIPLAVLCTLANILLFFPGGKVVENNVHITNEVWYFGGILGSGVLMIFPALVFLGLKNNDCCGCCGNESCGKRFAMFSSIIFAAVGVLGAGYCFVLSAVALNRGPKCYNGTEWTYPFQDGTEANRTSAISQQRQLVSCDRLLLCELTSSSS; via the exons atgtgcACGGGAGGTTGTGCTAAGTGCCTGGGAACCACTCTTATCCCTCTGGCTGTGCTATGTACCCTCGCtaacattttgttgtttttccctgGAGGAAAAGTGGTTGAAAACAACGTACACATTACAAATGAGGTTTGGTACTTCGGAGGGATCTTGGGATCTGGTGTATTG ATGATCTTTCCTGCCTTGGTATTTTTGGGCCTTAAGAATAATGATTGCTGTGGATGCTGTGGTAATGAGAGCTGTGGAAAGAGGTTTGCG ATGTTTTCTTCTATAATATTTGCTGCAGTTGGAGTTCTGGGAGCTGGatactgctttgttttgtcaGCAGTAGCCCTAAACAGAGGCCCTAAATGTTACAATGGAACAGAGTGGACCTATCCTTTCCAGGATGG TACTGAAGCTAACAGAACCTCAGCCATATCACAACAGCGACAACTTGTCAGCTGTGACAGACTTCTTCTCTGTGAGCTAACATCGTCGTCTTCATAA